In the genome of Anabrus simplex isolate iqAnaSimp1 chromosome 7, ASM4041472v1, whole genome shotgun sequence, the window TCAGTCAATCACCAATATTTGGGATGAATGATTTTGACGCTGGACCAAGGGAGATAAGAATTTGTTAAATGTTTTGTTGTTAGGAACGTGTCAAACAAGTATGACACTAATTTGCATACAGTTTTTTTTCTCTAGTTATATGTTATCTTTCTTACCAGAGCATTTATTTCTTTTTAACCTTTAGCACAGATAGATACAAATTGAAAAGACTGAAGTCTGTTGGACCACAAAGGTTCATACAAGACAACTGCATCTCTTGATCTATATCTATTACTATGTAGCAGTTATAAAGTAAGGGTGAAATAGATTAAGCAGGGAGCATAATAAAATTGTAATAAATTCCATTTATTTCTACAGAATCACAAATACTTGTTTCAATGTACACGTACAAATATAATCATTTTACAATCAAGATTTTTAAATACAAAGTATGCAATGTTGGTATCGATACACTCTTAAAGATTGATTTCCTCTTCATTAATTATTTAATGTGTTGTATCATTGGATTCAATTTCATGAAAGCTGAGCTATGCACTTTTCACTTTAACTGTCCGATATGCTTTAATAAGCTTTGATAGAATAGCCACATTGGCACAGAAAAACCCAATTCCTTGAAGCCAAATGTAGATGAAAGTTTCATGTCCTCGGAACTCAAGTAGGTAAGCTGGCAATAACCAGGATATCTGAGATGCAAACCAAAGAGAAGTTAAAGCACCGATTTGAGCTTTGGAGAGTCTGATGAGAGGCAAACATGGAGCAAGTAGAGATAAGAACCAAACAAAATACTGGGAAGTCACAACTGGATTGTAAGTAACCATTATTATAGCCTGAATCAAAAGGCAAAATGGGAGATCACGATGTGATCCATACAAGAAAGAAAACACAAGGAGAAGAATAGCTTGAGGAACAAAGGTAAAGAATCTCTGCCAGAGGCCAGCTGTACTGATGGAATTTAAATACTGCATATAAAAATAGACAGAGAAGTTATGTCTAGTGTCATGGCGACTAAGATGGTACAGGATACTCTCATGTAGGAACTTGTAACCATACAACCAATAGCAGACACTGGTAAGCACAGCCAATGTAAGGATGCAGGAAGTCACCAACTGCAACTGACGTCTATTGGGCCAAATGGAGAACACTGTCTGAAGTGATAAGTATATGGGCAGACTGAAGGCAATTGGATACAGCCGTATATGGACTGCTAAAGCATACAATGCACCAGCCAGCAGCATTTTGTCCTGTCTCAAAACATACAATAAGGTCGCCAAAACCAAGACAGCGGAGACAGCGTCTGCATTTCCTCGAGTAGCTATAACGATAGCTAGTGGATTGTACAACCAGAACATAGCACTCCACTTAGCAGCAACTTCAGGGAACCCTTGAACCAAAACCAAACGATACACCAAGTACCCTGCAAGTATATCCAGCAGAGAGAAAAGTAACTTGCCCCAGCATGGATGCAAAATTATATTAGGTaccaagatggctgctatcaatgGGCTGTATCTGTAAGTATGTCTCTGGTATGGAGAATTTCCATTCCAAATGTGTCGAGCTGCATCAGTGAATACACGATAATCAATGTCAGTGTACTGCACAAGAGACAGTCTATCTTGAATTTCACCATACACAATTAATATAAGTCTAATAACAACTCCTAAAATTAAATGAGCAGAAATGTTGCCCATCTTTAATACTCCCATACTAAAATGTGTCTAAATTTTTCATATCAATTTCCTAAACTACAAGCAAACCAACTAGCTTGTGCTACCATCTACGGCCGTATGTTCCTTTTTTTTGCAGCCTTACGAATGCACTGAATTAAATTCAGGAATTCCTCTTCACAGTCTCCCTTTTTGATATTCTCTTTAGCCACAACACAGGCAGCATAAGCTTGTGCTTCAGAACCACATTCTGCCACAAGTTCAGGGAAAATCCTCAGTCTTTTCTGGGCACAGCGTAGAGCATCCATGGCACCTGTACAACATagtttaacatttaacacttcCTTAAACTAATGAgacaatattttactgtaattcataGTTAAATTCCTTTTGGGCATATACTAAATCACACAGAGTGATTCAGGAAGCTCGGATAAAAATGGGAATTGGATGGCGTATGATGAAAATAAAGGTCTTGTACAGGATGTAACAAAATCTGCAGGCAAAACTTCATGAATGGAATATACGGAGAAGAATAAAAGAAGAACATGGTCTGGAAATGTACAATTACATAGTCCATCACAATCATTGAACTTCTCCACCATTGCCtatccttccaccactcctcttcaacaATTCCAGTCCAGtctctttttcttatactgtttttacacagtctatccatcttgctctggaactctcttgccctctttccttttaTCTTAGCCTCCAATACTTGTTTGGTATCCTTCCTCCATTCTCATAACATCCCAAACcatttcaatttattcttctcattcctatcactcagtttttgtGCCCTTATCTTTTTTCTgatcaacatttcttactctctctctctctcataccaCACTCCACatgaacttcatctcactggcctgaattttactctcatctcttgctgtcacAGTCCAAGTCTCAGACGCATACGTTAATATAGAGGTATAGTATTCTtatacatttcataggaacttctctgttccacaccaggttccttacactttggtagaatgtatttcccacttgtacccttctgctgatctccctATCCAATCTTGCATTATTTCATTTCCCAAATATCTGAAACATTCctaacaacctcaaggttttgtaccctgggctgagtggctcagatggttgaggcgctagccttctgaccccaacctggcaggtttgatcttagctcagtctggtggtatttgaaggtgctcaaatacgtcagcatcgtgccggtacatttactggcacgtaaaaaagctCCTGCcagaataaattctggcaccttggcgtctctgaaaactttCAAAggagttactgggacataaaacaaataacattattattattattattattattattattatcaattcctTCTCTTTCTCATCTGGAGTTATCAAACGTTATTCGTAGTGCACTTGAGCACATCTTAATGTTGCAATTACATTTCTTAACATGCATCATAAAAGATgtttcaataaaatcttcaacaCCTGCTAGACTACTGTGTTAACATGCTGCttgaaatgttaaaaatgtcaaCCTTCTGCCAGAAAGCAGGCCTTGGCTCATCTTCAAAATGCAATCGAAACATGCTCGGAAATGCCTGGAGTGGTGAATACTATCTGACAGGCAACCACAAatttcaaaaacatatcagatgtaaggcttttcaggcgtttactcTTAACCAGCGTTTCGGGCCTGGAGAGTTACTGCACCATGTTCAGCAGTCTATTACCACAAAGACTAAGTACCCTCACAGGGCAAATTCGAGTGGATTCAAATCAGAAGAGCATAGCGGCCCAGCAATTGGACCAGTACTAACTATCCAGCGCTAATGGTAACATGTATTAAGATGCCCACAGTCATGAAGACTATTTGTGGATGTTAAAGACGTATTCAGGTCAACAGATAAATTATTTATCTGTGACATGGTTACACATGTAATAAAATGTATAAAGCATCTCTGATTTCATTGCAGCAATTAAGACATGTTGGAGTGCAATTCCAGTAATACAGAAAAGGATAGCTCGGCAATTATGTTCCTGGACCTATACTGTTGAGAACATTATTTTCTTCTCTTTATGTGAGGAATTCATTCCTGAAGTTTAGCTGAGATATTTCATTACATCCTGTATAACATGTTCCAAAACTATTACTGTCCTTCAAACAAAGCAGAGGATTGTCATTTGTAACTACTGTCACCAGAATTTTTGCCTCAAAATAGGCTTTaagagttctttcatgtgctagtaaatctactgagtCTCCAACATTTAAGGAGTTTTGAATGCCATGATAAGATGTTGGGATGTACTCTACAACCTTCAGCACAGGAGGAGAGCATCAAACCACCAAGTGTGTATCATTTCTCTCTCTTAAGTAATGCTAAGGAAGAAATAAccgaca includes:
- the PIG-M gene encoding GPI mannosyltransferase 1, coding for MGVLKMGNISAHLILGVVIRLILIVYGEIQDRLSLVQYTDIDYRVFTDAARHIWNGNSPYQRHTYRYSPLIAAILVPNIILHPCWGKLLFSLLDILAGYLVYRLVLVQGFPEVAAKWSAMFWLYNPLAIVIATRGNADAVSAVLVLATLLYVLRQDKMLLAGALYALAVHIRLYPIAFSLPIYLSLQTVFSIWPNRRQLQLVTSCILTLAVLTSVCYWLYGYKFLHESILYHLSRHDTRHNFSVYFYMQYLNSISTAGLWQRFFTFVPQAILLLVFSFLYGSHRDLPFCLLIQAIIMVTYNPVVTSQYFVWFLSLLAPCLPLIRLSKAQIGALTSLWFASQISWLLPAYLLEFRGHETFIYIWLQGIGFFCANVAILSKLIKAYRTVKVKSA